Proteins encoded by one window of uncultured Sunxiuqinia sp.:
- a CDS encoding sulfatase-like hydrolase/transferase: MKKIFSITLALLGIFSCSAQKINNKPNVILIFIDDMGWADFSCFGNTDAQTPNIDKLASEGISFEQFYVNSPICSPSRVAISTGTYPQRWNITSYLSNRGHNKERGIANWLDPSAPMLARSLNEAGYATGHFGKWHMGGQRDVSDAPKITEYGFDESLTNFEGMGAKLLPLTIDETGKVGRIWEGAEELGKPFTWVQRSEITTGFINAAVQFIEKADKEQKPFYVNIWPDDVHSPYWPSFEEYGLAKEEGKRGLYLAVLEEMDEQFGKLFDYIQSDDNLRDNTLILICSDNGPEMGAGRAGNLKGYKTHLYEGGIRSSLVVWGASFIDDSAKGTRNKESVFSAIDIAPSLLEFTGTKAPKNSTYDGENLIKTILGKSNSSRKFPIFYSRPPDRKNYYGFKNLPDLAVREGEWKLLCDYDGSRQELYNIIKDPGEEHNLADVYTERAMTMTQKVVSWYKLMPVLE; the protein is encoded by the coding sequence ATGAAAAAAATATTCTCTATAACTCTTGCCTTATTGGGTATCTTCAGCTGCTCAGCACAAAAAATAAACAACAAGCCAAATGTCATTCTGATATTTATTGATGATATGGGATGGGCCGATTTTTCCTGTTTTGGAAATACGGATGCACAAACACCAAACATCGACAAGCTTGCTTCGGAAGGAATCAGTTTTGAACAGTTTTATGTGAACTCACCAATATGCTCACCATCACGCGTAGCTATTTCAACAGGAACTTATCCACAACGCTGGAATATTACCTCTTACTTGTCCAATCGTGGGCATAACAAAGAACGTGGTATCGCGAACTGGTTAGATCCTTCAGCTCCCATGCTGGCAAGAAGCCTCAATGAAGCAGGATACGCAACCGGACATTTTGGTAAATGGCATATGGGAGGGCAACGTGATGTTAGTGATGCTCCGAAAATTACCGAATATGGTTTTGATGAATCACTGACTAATTTCGAAGGAATGGGAGCCAAACTACTCCCCCTTACGATAGACGAAACCGGGAAAGTTGGTCGGATTTGGGAAGGTGCTGAAGAGCTTGGAAAGCCTTTTACCTGGGTTCAAAGGTCTGAGATAACCACCGGTTTTATTAATGCAGCCGTACAATTTATTGAAAAAGCAGATAAGGAGCAAAAACCATTTTATGTAAACATCTGGCCCGACGATGTACACAGCCCGTATTGGCCGTCGTTTGAAGAATACGGACTTGCAAAAGAAGAAGGAAAAAGAGGACTATACCTTGCGGTTCTTGAAGAAATGGACGAACAGTTTGGTAAACTTTTCGATTATATTCAGTCAGACGATAATTTACGTGATAATACATTGATTCTGATTTGTTCTGACAATGGCCCCGAGATGGGAGCTGGGAGAGCAGGGAATTTGAAAGGCTACAAAACTCATTTGTATGAAGGAGGAATCCGTTCGTCCTTAGTGGTTTGGGGTGCCAGTTTTATTGACGATAGCGCAAAAGGGACACGAAACAAAGAATCGGTTTTTTCAGCCATTGATATCGCGCCGTCATTGCTTGAGTTTACAGGAACAAAAGCTCCAAAAAATTCTACTTATGATGGGGAAAATCTAATTAAAACGATACTTGGGAAATCTAATTCATCTCGTAAATTTCCAATTTTCTATAGCCGACCACCTGATAGAAAAAACTATTATGGTTTCAAAAACCTTCCTGATTTGGCAGTACGTGAAGGAGAATGGAAACTGCTATGCGATTACGATGGAAGCCGTCAGGAATTGTATAATATTATTAAGGATCCCGGAGAGGAGCATAACCTCGCTGATGTTTATACAGAAAGAGCAATGACAATGACTCAGAAAGTTGTATCATGGTACAAGTTAATGCCAGTACTGGAATAG